TTGTAAGCAGCTGCACCTATAGAAATCTTTGGCGAGAACCGCCACAGAATACCCGCATCAACAGAGAACCCCCATTTCGATGTGCCGTTGGCGAAAACAGGGTCATTACGGGGGTCCACACCTTCGCCGCTGGTTATCATATTCTGATCTGGTGGGGTGGCATTGTCAAGATTATAGCCTACACCATCTATCCTGAGCGCAGCACCAATAGAGAACGGATGTTTTCCGAAAAAGCCCTTTTTCTTCCAGCCGAATCTATGGGCTAACCCAATCTTTATGTGATGCTCGCTGTAAACATTCGAGAATAGATACCGCCAGGACAGTCCATATCCGAAAAGAGTCCTATACTGGCTTACCAGGCTCAGATGTCCCATGCCGATGTTATCGCCGCTTATTCCAGCAAAAAGTTTGTTGAAGCTTGCGGTAAACGACATGTACTGGAACGATGCTATACCAGCTACATTCCAATCCAATGCGTTAGCGTCATCGGCAACGCCAACAAACGCCCTACCAAGACCTAATGGTCTTGCGCCAGTAAAGTCGTCCGCGTAAATAAACCCCCCAATAAGAAGAATAGAAGCAACGATTGCGACATACTTCATAATTAACCCCCTAATGTTTGTTTTCTAAATCTTACTTTAGTATAATCACCCCAAGTATGCAAACAAAAAATTAGAAATAACCGCTTATAATCAACATAAAATTTTTCCTTAAAAATACCCCTCATATTCAACTCGCTCACATGTTCTACTAAATATAAAAAGTCCAACATTTTGGTCAAATACTTTTTGTCCACCAAAGAGCGCAAAACCAGCAGAAAAGCAAAAAATTTATCGAGCAGTTTACTTAATAAATGCGACCTTTTTCGCGACCACTCCACCAGAGCTTTCAACCACTACTTCATAAACACCCGAGGAAACATCATCAGCAGGTTTCCAGTAATATGTACCAGAATGAGACACCGCAATTTTTTGCACCACCCTTCCGTCTATGGAGATTATCTTCATTACCGCAGGTTCAGTAATACCCGAGAGTTTTATCTGGCATGCTTTGTTAAACGGATTCGGTGACACCGTAATTTTAGCTATTTCAGGTAATAGAGCTTGCTCAGTGACTCCAGCGTATTCTGAAACATTAACGACAAAAAGATACGACCCCTCAGAAAGGAAAGCGTATGGCGGATGAACATAAATTCCACCCCAAAGGTAGCTAACATATGGTATATCGAATGTTTCGAGGAGTTGCATTGTATCATCGGGTGAAATCTTTATCACAAGCAGCCTGTTACCATCATTCGCGAAAAGAATCGTATCCCTCACGAAAATTCTTCGTATGTAATCGAACGATGCCTCATCAACAAGGCTCACGCTGTGAGGATTCATAACATCGTAAATTCTGATACCTCTGTCGGAAAAAGTCATGAGCAACCTATCATGTCCTATGTATTTCATCTCAGCCACATAACCAAGCCCTGAGCAATCGATATCCACGGTATCGAGAAGAGTTGGTCCTAAGGGACTTGTGAGGTCGTAAATGTAAAGTTTAGCCCGGGTGTTGTTCGATGAAAGAATGAATGCTCTGTAATCAGGGACATCAACCAAAACATTGCTCGGCATTGAAACCCCGCCAAAATAGATGGCATGAATTATGTCCGGAGAAAATGGGTTTCGAGGGTTAACTACATAAAAGGTATCAATTGTGACGGTGTAAAGCAGCGAATCCTTAACGGTAAAAGAATAGACAGGGGACCCAGTTCTGAACGCTCCAGCAAGATAAGGCATGGTAGGCGTGCCTACATCAACTATGCCAACTCCGCACCCGAAATCTCTGTAATAAAGCCGACCGTTTTTTATCATTAACCTTTGCGGAGAACCATAAAGAGGAATTACTGAAAGGATGCGCATACTTGAGGGTCTGCCTATATCTATTACTCCGAGATGACCAAATTTGTCGAGCGAAAATAGATAGCCCATATACCTCCACGAGTCCTCAAAGTAGAACCCGTAAGCAGTGTCGATGGATATCGCGGTAGGGTCTGAGATGTCATAGAAATGGAGCAGCTTCGATGTTATGACTATAGCCTTGTTGCCAAGTTTTATAAGATACTGCCCTATGCCTTTCATTCCACCTAAGGATGAGATAATCATGAATGTGTCGAGATAGTTCAGATTAAATGTTGCAAGCATCGTGTCGCAGAGAAGCAACGCTATGGAATCGTTATAATGTTCTATATACTTGGTTCCTGTGCCAACTGCGTAATAAGCTGTTTCAGCTACAGATGTGGGCGAATGAAACGCAAAAACCTTTATCGTATCCCACGAAAGCAAATAAAAAAGCGAGTCAGCAAACATAATATCAGACTTAGTGCCCGAAATCCTAACATCAGTAAGCCACACCGGCGATGTAGGGTTGGAAATGTTAAGAAGGGTAAGTCCATCATCAGTTATGGCAAAAAGTATAGTATCTTTTACCCGCAATGCATTAGGAGTGCATGAATAGCTGCCAGCTACAGAAGGCGAGCGAGGATTCGCAATGTTAAGAATTTTTAATCCGCGTGTCCGCGCTGGAAGATAAGCGTAGTCTCCTATGATAAGTATTTGATGGGTTAATCGCCCGGTATAGGGTTCAAGTCTCAGGTTCGCAACCTCTGAAGGATGAACCGTATCACCCAAAGCAAAAACTCTGAATCTGTCGTCAGTTCCTATAACGAACAGAAATGAGTCCTTTATTGCGAACGCATTAATTTTTCGACCCGAGATTTCGACTGCGCCTACTTCTCTTGCATGCAACCAATCCGAAATGTCGTAAATAGTTATGTGGTCCGAAAGGACGAAAAGATAATTCCCCGCAACTTCGCCGTAGGTGCCCTCACTTAGACGGCTTAGAACACCCTCAAGACTTATGCTTTGCGCTGATAAAAGTGAAATGCTGGTAAAGACAAGGATAAGAATTAAAACACACATATTCTGTTTCATTTAATCCCCCCTTATTTGCTTCTTTATTAAAGATAGGTTACAAATCATTTTATTTCAACAAAATATTTACTTTTCTGCCCATTTAACAGAATAAAACAGCGGTACGGGGATTCGAACCCCGGTTTCGTGGCTGAGAACCACGCGTCCTAACCCCTAGACGATACCGCCGATTGTTAACTTATTTATAAGATTATGAGTGTCAAGAAAAAATTGGAAAAATTTGAGCCTAAAAACTTTAATCACAACGATTTAGCCCAAACTATAATCTAAATTTTTTGATGCGTTCCGCTGATTCGGCAATAACGCGCGCCAATCCGGGAAATCTGCCCGTTTCATCGAGCCAGAACCTTATTCTCTCAACAGCCACGGGCAGAAATTTAAGGAACCATCGTTTGCCCTTCTCAAGCGAAAGATAAGAGTAAGCTGCGGTAGCTTGCATGAGCCTTTGTAGCGCAGCATAAGGATAAACCTCGATTATCCGTTGTTTCTCATCTTTGGTTAGTGCTGAACTATCAAGATACGCCCTTATAAGCAAAAATTTCATCCTTTCAGGTATGGACACATATGGGTCCTCAAGAAGCGAGACCAGATCATACACTCTGAACCCGTTCCGGGCGCTTTGAAAATCTATAACCACTATTTTACCACGCGCAATAAGAATGTTTTGAGATTGATAATCCCTGTGCATGAACCCTCGAGGAGAGTCCGCAACTTCAGTCGCTATACCATAAAACTCATCCTCGATGTAATCCAACACATCGGGCGAAAATTCGCACAATCTTACAAGAAAATGTCTTGTGAAGTAATGGGACTCATTTATCAAGTCTACAAATTCAAAGGGCTGTGTCGATGCCCCGCGAACTGCTGTAAGCTCGTGAATACGCGCAAGAATATCAACAGCTTCAAAGTATGGAGAAAAATCAGAAGTAGAGTTAACCCAAAGATAAAGCGACATGTCACCTGCATCCTCAAGAGCCATCACACGCCTTGCAGCATCGATACCGAATATCTTCGGAACAGGGATGCTCTGCTCAGAAAGTGATTTCAGAAGCTCAAAGTAACGCAAAAGTTCCACAGTCTGGCGCTGGAACAAAAGTATGACACTTCCCTCGGGCAGAAAAATTCTCCTAAAAGCTCTGTCAGAACCTCCCCATAGGTCAACCACCTCGAGCCGCCCACTTTCGAAAAGCATCAAAATTTTGTTGAAATCTATCGCGCTCATTTCTCACCAAGCTCTTTTTTGACTCTTTGCGCGAGGTCTTTCGCAACGACAAGCTCGACTACTGAATCAGGAACCCACCCTGAATGCCCATCTTCGAGCATTATCCTGAACCAGCCAAATCTCTCTTCTTTAACTGCCACCTTCGTACCATCGTGTATGGTAAACAAAAGCTCGCCAGTTTCAGTCGGCTCACTTCGCACATCTACTTTGGGCACAACGACTATAGCCGTCTTAAGCTCCCATGGACTCGCGCTTTTTATGTACCAGCCAAAAGCAAAAATAATAACAAAAATCCACAAAACAACAGCTACCCAACGCCCCGAAAGCCTGAGAATGTAATATATAGTCGCTGAAGTGGCTAAAACCGAAAGTATTAGCAAAACGAACCAATACCCTTTAAAAGGTATTCTTCTTATAAAATCAAAAAGAACCTGAAGCAATGAACCCCTGTATATTGAAACTATTTTATCCTTAGTTAATGAACGGGCAAAATTGAGGTTTTTTAGTATGTCGGGGTCGTTAGGGGAAAGAAGCCTCGCTCTCTCGTACCAAAGTATTGCCTTTCCCATCTTGCCGAGCCTGAAGTATGCGTTTCCAATGTTGAAGAACAATTTTGAATCGCAACCCCCTAACTCCACAGCTTTAAGGTAATTTTCGAGCGCCTCATCAAACTTGCCATCACGATATGCTTTGTTACCCTCGTTGTAGTATGAGGCTACATCTGATTGCGCAGACGACAGCGCAAATACCAAAAGAAAAAACACTACTGTCAGTTTCCTTGTAGTCATGCCCTGTCGAAAGTTTCGTCTATAGTTTTAAGATACTCTCGTACTTTTTCAGAAAGCTCGACTACATCGCAGTGCTCGCCAGCTGGCGCAAACCTCGAAGAATGAATTTTGTCGAGCGCATCTCTGAGCCCTTCAATAGTCTCCTCAGGGACGCCTTTTTCCATAAGCTTAGCAGCAGCCTCGTCGAAAATAACAGCGCCTGCTTCTATGCCAAGCTTCGCCGCGATAAACTGGAATATAGCATCATATATTGCCGAAAGCGCCTGAGCAGCATCCTTGGCTCGCCTAACCCCAGAAAGCCTTCTCTGAGCCTCCTTAAATGCCCGCGAAGCCTTTATACGCTTTATGTCCCTGAGCATACGCTCATAGCGAAGCCTGTACGCATACGCCCCAAGAATAGCGAGAATCTCTATCGGAATGAACCAGAGTGCTCTAAGCCCATTTGGAAGTGACAGTCTTCCTACAGTGAGCCTGAGCGCATCGGGCTTAATGAACTCTATATCACCGCCCACTGCAACGATTCTGCTTCTCCCTACCGGACCCACAATGGAAACTCCTTTGCCTGGACCAACAACAATTCTAATCGAGTCGGATGAGAGTTTAACATACTTTCTCGTTCGCGGATTAAAATAACTGAACTCAACAGGTGGAATAATGAACTCACCTTCGCTATGGGGAACCACGACATACTCTGCCGACTTTGTGCCTATTATCTGCTCACCTTTGACATCCTTCGTTACCTTTTCCTTTTTGTCAAAAACTTCAAAGTCCTGGGGAAATTGTGGCTGTGGAAGCGTTATCGTCTCTATATTCCCGGCACCAGAAACTCTAACAGTAATCCCCAAAGCATCACCGACGGAAAGTGTATCTCTGTCGGCTTTTAAAGAAAACGAAAACTTACCCACAGCTCCTGTAAAACCATCGGGTTTTCCTGCCTCAGGTAATGAAAGAACTTTTATTTTAAGCGGTTTGCTTCGGGCAATAATTTCGGCTCGGCGTCCGAAGTCGAAAAAACTTCGTGGTGGGTATTGAACAACGCACTTAAGCTCCATAGGCTCAACGGTAACATACCCGGGCATAAGCGGAAACGCAGCAACTGTCTTAATCGGGAACGCATAATAACGCTTACCACCTATAGTCACGACGCGGGGCTGAAGCCTTGTAGCCTCGAAAATGGTTTCCACCCACGCATTCTTGAATTCGGCATCTTTTTTGTAGCTAAGATTAACCAGGTCAAGGCGAGAATAAAGCGTAAAATAAACTGTTATCTGCTCGCCCTGATATACGCTTTTCTTGTTGGCATCCACTCCAATAAATACATCCTGCTCTGCGCTCTGTGGTTGCCCTGCTGGCTGTCTTGCCGATGGTGCACCCTTCTTTGGTTGTCGCGGTTTCGCACCTCCAGAAAGAATATTGACGGTTATAGGCTTGGTCCTGTATTTCTTACCACCAACGAGAACCTCCATGGATGGAATAACGAGCTTGCCTGTTCGCTGGGGTACTATGAAGTAGATGTAGTCAATGGTTTTCGATGATGTCATTTTCCCATTTATAATCTGTATGCTCGTCGATGTCGACGACGATGTTCCGCGCAGGCTCCAATCATTGGTTGCGGGAAATCGGGGCGCACTCACAGATGGAAGTTTCCTCCCCTGCACAGTAACAGTCAGAGTAACAACATCACCCAAAAAAGCAGTAGTTTTATCCACTGAGGCGGTAACTGTAATATCCTCGGCGGCGAAAACGATGCTAAGCGCAAACACTAAATGTAACATTAATGCTCTCATGGCTCTCACCAGTCTCGAGGATTCTCGTAACGCGCTCCTCTTCTGCGCTGTTTAAGTTGCTGGTTTATCAACTCCTGCTGTTGCCTTTGGAATGCCTCGAGAAGTTTTTCGGCCTCCTCCTTGGACATCGCACCCTTTTTCATCTGGGCTTTTTGTTGCTCTTGTTTCTGTTTTTCAGCCTGCTCTTGCTGAGCCTGTTGCTTCTCTTGCTGCTCTTTCTTTTTCTGCTGGCTTTTCTGCTGCTTACTCTGCTCACCCTGCTTCTTTTTGCTACTTCCTCCACCTCCGCCCGACTCATTAAGAAGCTTCATTGCAAGCTCAAGGTTATACTTCGCATCTTCATCGTATGGATTCAGCTTCAACGCAGCCTTGTAGAATTCTGCTGCCCTCGCAATACTATCCGCTTTGAAAAAACAATTCCCAAGATTGTAAAAAAGAGCTGAATAAAGGGCGGTGTCCTTTATCTCGGGATTTTCCGTAATGGCTTTAGCCACGACTTTAGCCGCCTCGTCGTATTTGCCCATCATGTATAGTGCGGAACTTTCGTTTAGTGCCAGTTTCAGATGTTCATCGCTTTTGCTATCGGCTTTTTTAAATCTTTTGAGCGCCTGTTCGTAGTGCCCTTTCTTAAAATCCTTGATACCCTTCTTCACATCCTTCCAGGGCGTCGCCGAGGAGAGCGTGAAAACTAACAAATTCACCCCTAATAGTAATTTTATCAAATGTCCTCTCATCATACTTTCGATGTGACTAATTTTGTGGATTTAATGAAAGACATCGCCAGCTCACCGCCCAAAAGCATTATCGATGCGGTGTAAAAAACCCATAGGTATGTAGCTAATATGGTGCTTATTCCACCATAAAGCTGATTGAAACGAACGATGTATTTTACATATATAGTAAAAATTCTTTTTGCTATTTCCCACATAATGCCAGAAAACAATCCTGCGAAAATTGCATATCGCCACCTAACTTTTCTCTGGGGCACGATTTTGTATGTAAGGCTGAAAAAGAACGAAACCAAAATTATGGGTGCAATGAAAAACACTATTTTCCAAAATGTCGAGAGGTCCTTTGCTGTCATACCAAGGAATACGACTCCGAGGTCAGAGAGAAGGTTTACTCCCCATGTGAAAAAAGCCGAACCAAGAAGTGAGACATATGTTAAAAACATGAGGAAGTAAGCCATCAAAAGTTGCCGCCAAAGAGGACGCTTGTCCGTAACCTCGAAAACCTTGTTTATTGCTGATTCTATAACCAAAAAAACACCGCCTGAAAGCACAAACAAAAGAAATCCATTTATCACCGTTGCTGTGGGCGCCTGAGACACGAACTTCGTGGCTATCTTGTTGATATTGGCAACGCCCTCAGGAAACATGTTCTGAATGTTTATGAAGGATAGTATAACATCAGCTGCTTTTTTGGGTGACCCCATAATGAGACCAGCCAGCGAAAGTCCGAACATGCTCAATGGCACTACCGAAAGCAATGAATAGAACGATATAGCAGCCGCCATAGTTGGTCCACCATGTTTGTAAAAGCCCGACCACATAGCCTTAAAGTGCCTCCACCAATTTCGCATAAAGTCAAGCATTAAAAGCTCCAGATAAGATGATGTTTAATTTATAATAAATTTTCCTCACATTTTCAACTTTTTACTTCTTTCGGGCAAAGCCCAGTAAGCTAACAAGAACAGGATACCAAGCGTAAGCGGATAGTAGAACTTTTCCTCATAATGACTGAAAACGAGTGTCTCAAACTCCTTTTTGCCCATTTTTCTTATTTCGGAAAGCATTGACCGAATGTTTTCAGCACCAGGGCGAGCAGCAAAATATTTGCCACCGGTTATTTCCGCTATGCGCTGGAGCAAGTCCTCGTCAAGGCGAGAGGTTACTATAGCGCCGGTGACAGGGTCCCTTTTGTATCCGATAACATTTCCTTTGGAATCCTTCATGGGCACAGGTGCGCCCGTCGGAGAACCAACACCTATTGTGTAGACTTTTATTCCTTTTTTTGCCAACTCCTTGGCAACACCTATGGGGTCACTATCTGCTGTATTCTCACCGTCAGTTATCAGAACTATCGCCTTATAACGCGGAACGTCCTCGACGAAAGCTTTTTCTGCCACCCCAAGCGCACGCGCTATGTCGGTGCCCGGGTCAGCGACTATGCCAACATCCACCGCATTAAGGAACATAAGGAATGCATCGTAGTCGATAGTTAGAGGGCACATTATGTAAGCATCTCCCGCAAAAACGACCAGCGCGAACCTATCGGTGGCGGACAACCTGACGAAATCGCGAATTTCGTTTTTGGCATTAGCCAGCCTATTAGGCTTAAGGTCCTCGGCAAGCATGGATTTAGATACATCGAGTGCGAAAACTATGTCTATCCCCTCGCGCTTAACCTTTTCAAGCTTCGCGCCGATTTGCGGCCGCATAAGCGCAAGAACCAAAAGAGAATATCCCAAGACCAAAAATATCCTTCTCCATGTTCTCGTTACCGGATTGTAAAAAAGAAGCATTCGCTCGATAAGCTTCCTGTCACCTATTCGCGACAAAGCCCGCCGTCGAAGCGAGTCATAAACCAAAAAAAGCAGTATCAAAACCGGAACCCCAGCAAACAAAAAAGCCATATGTGGATTGGCGAACTTTATCATGGTATTTGCCTCACTACCAGATATTCAAACACAATAGCTGCGAGCACCAAAATAAAACCCGCGATAAGCGGATAATAAAACAGCTCTTTGTAGCGCTTAAATCGTTTGACTATTATTTTCGTTTTTTCAAGCTTGTCTATTTCCTGATAAATTTTATGCAGTTTTTCCCTGCTCGTTGCCCTAAAATATTTACCATTTGCGGACGATGCGATTTGCCTGAGCGCATCCTCATCGATTGGAATGTCCATCGGCATAAGCCTCGTTCTACCGAAGACATCTTTGACGGGATACAAAACTTTCCCGCGCTTTCCCATTCCTATAGTATATATTTTTATCCCCAGCGCAGCAGCAGCCTGAGCAGCAGTTATAGGGTCTATTTTGCCTGTGTTGTTCCTGCCGTCGGTAAGAAGAATTATGACTTTGCTTTTCGCCTTGCTATTTCTAAGTCTACCAGCTGCGGTTATTATGGCATCACCTATAGCCGTGCCATCCTCTATGTCACCAACACTAACTTTGTCGAGAAGCTGGAGCAAAATATTGTGGTCGATAGTCAATGGGCATTGCGGAAAAGCCTTCGAAGCGAAAACCACAAGTCCTATTCTATCGTTCGGTCGCCCCTTTATGAAATTCTTTGCCTCAAGTTTTGCCACCTCTATCCTGTTTTTCGGCTGAAAGTCAACAGCATACATCGATGACGATATGTCGAGAGCGATAACTATATCTATTCCTTTTGTGTACTTTTTTTCCACTGTAAAACCTGCTCTCGGGCGCGCGGCGGCAACAATGAGAAGTCCAAGCCCTACAGCCCAAATGTAGGGCAATGCCCGCCACAAAATTACCCTTATCGAACGCATGGTATTAGCGAATCGCCGCGTTACAGGATAAATCATCGCAGCTCTTCGATACCGCCTGAGAAGATAAAACCCCAGCGGTATGAAAAGTAAAAGCAAAAGAACATAAGGATTGGCGAAACCAATCTTGCCCGAGACTATGTTCATCACTCCACCCATGAGAAAAAACTATGACCAATTATTAACCGCAGAAGCTCCATGCGTTTCATCCGTTTTTGCGGTCGCCTCTTCACTTTCTTCTTCTGTTGGAGCAGGTATTGTGCGCTCAATAAGTTCCCGCACTATTTCAGTGTCTTTTTGCGCAACGCTCATATCTGGTATGAACTTCGCAAATTTGACAAGGTCTGCTCGCCTGAGAAGCTCCTCGGTCTTGCTTATAAAATATTCCGCTTCAAGTGGCGGAACATCCAGCTTTGTTCTCCTAAGATTTTCGAGGATTTCTGTCGTCGAAAGTTCAAGTGCAGCAACTCCGAATCTGTGTTCTATATACCATCTGAGAATGTCCGTCAGCCTGTCGAAATACTCCTTAACTTCGCCGTTTTTAAGCAAATCAGTAGCCGTGAGTGACCGCAGCATTTCGAGTGCCCTCTCCCAGGCCGGTCTGGGCGGCGAAATAAGCGAGATAAAACTAACCCCTCTGCGTCTCAGCGACAAATACCACAGCAAGGCAAGAACAAAAGCCGCAAAACCAATACCTATAACCCCTCTAATAACAAAAAATTTGACTGGAAATTTTAGCGGTAAAGGAGGCTTGACATCCCTAATTTTCATAGAATCAACCGCCTCAGGTGGAACGAGCGGTAAAAACTTTACAGGTATAGCTTGAGTAAAAAGGGTCTCAGCAACACCTGCTTTCGAAACCGTCACAATGCCGACTGGCGGGATGAAAGCATCATTAGGGTTATAAAGCGCAAGCTTAAACCTAAATCGCCTTATGAAGTTACCCTCAAAAGTATCCACGGAATCAGGCTTGATAGAAAGAACCTCAAAGGGGCCAAGCTGCTTCTGCCCAGCAAGTAAAAGCCCTGCTTTAAGCGTTTCTGGGTATGTAAGTTGAACGGTAAATTCTATAGGGTCTCCTATTCGAACCAACACTGGTTGAGCACTCGCTTTAAGAACCATATCTGCCCATGCAATTCTCAGAACAAAGACCAAAAATATTACAATGTATTTTTTCATCATCGGAATCGTTGCGCTCGTTGTCTGAAAAATCGCTGAAGTGACTTAACATAATCCTCATCGGTGCGGACATAAATAGCATCGATACCTACAGATGCAAAAAGTTTCTTCTGCGCCTCAAATTCCTTCTGCGCTCGAGCCCTGAATTCATTAACCACCATCTTATCTGATGTGTCAACTGCGATAAGTTCGCCAGTCTCGGCATCCTCAAGAACCAGAACCCCTGCACCCTCAAGATGCCATTCGGCTGGGTCGGAAACCACGATAGGAATAAGGTCGTGCCGTTTAGCAGTAAGCGCCAAAGGCTTTTTCAGGTCACCATCAAGAAAGTCGGAGATCAAAAAAACTATCGCTGAACGCTTCAATATTCGCTGCAAATAATTCAGGGCAGCAGCAATATCAGTATTAGGATGAGACGGCTCATAAGCAAGGAGCTCTCTTATAATGCGCAGAATATGTTGTTTCCCTTTCTTTGGCGGAATAAACTTTTCCACTCTATCGGTAAACATCAGAAGTCCAACGAGGTCGTTGTTCTGGATCGCGGAGAAGGCAAGCAGAGCGGAAATTTCCACGGCTATTTCGCGTTTAAGCTCGTTTCTCGTTCCGAATGCGGCTGAACGACTCATGTCGGCTGCGATAAGCACGGTAAGTTCGCGCTCTTCCTCAAATACCTTGACATAAGTTCGACCCATGCGTGCCGTGACATTCCAGTCGATAGTTCTGACATCATCGCCCGGCTGATACTCCCTTACCTCTGAAAACTCTATTCCCCGTCCCCGGAAAACTGAATGATACTGCCCCGAGAAAATCTCCTGAACATATCTTCTCGTAGTAATATCAATTCTGCGCACCCGCTTGAGAATCTCTCTAAGCCTCTTTTCGCGCTCTTCCTTTTTTCGCAGCCGCAAAAGTTTCATTTCAAATGTTTTATAAACAACTTTTATGCCAATCTAACAGTAATACTTTATTTTGCAACACAAAGTTGGCTTACCTATGCGAAAATGGAGCAAACAAAAGCATTGATACTTCAGGAATGAGAGGTAATTCTCTTTGGTCAGCAGACTGCCAAAATGGCAGATATTGCTTCTTAAGGTGTTATGCGGATTGGAACAACTCTCGTGAGGTAAATAGAGAAAAAGCTTCTGGAGTCACCGGGATAAATGGATACCTGACTTATAGCGCTAACCTCTATGGTAGCCTCACCCTCAAACCCGAGCGTAACATCACCTGGAATGGTAAAATTAGTTGTGGTGCCACCTTCGTAATAGTCCTGGAAGATATAGTCGTCGTAGCTTCTAATCCTTATTCCCACCACCGGCGGGAAGCCACCCACAT
The sequence above is drawn from the bacterium genome and encodes:
- a CDS encoding VWA domain-containing protein; this encodes MNIVSGKIGFANPYVLLLLLFIPLGFYLLRRYRRAAMIYPVTRRFANTMRSIRVILWRALPYIWAVGLGLLIVAAARPRAGFTVEKKYTKGIDIVIALDISSSMYAVDFQPKNRIEVAKLEAKNFIKGRPNDRIGLVVFASKAFPQCPLTIDHNILLQLLDKVSVGDIEDGTAIGDAIITAAGRLRNSKAKSKVIILLTDGRNNTGKIDPITAAQAAAALGIKIYTIGMGKRGKVLYPVKDVFGRTRLMPMDIPIDEDALRQIASSANGKYFRATSREKLHKIYQEIDKLEKTKIIVKRFKRYKELFYYPLIAGFILVLAAIVFEYLVVRQIP
- a CDS encoding DUF58 domain-containing protein, which encodes MKLLRLRKKEEREKRLREILKRVRRIDITTRRYVQEIFSGQYHSVFRGRGIEFSEVREYQPGDDVRTIDWNVTARMGRTYVKVFEEERELTVLIAADMSRSAAFGTRNELKREIAVEISALLAFSAIQNNDLVGLLMFTDRVEKFIPPKKGKQHILRIIRELLAYEPSHPNTDIAAALNYLQRILKRSAIVFLISDFLDGDLKKPLALTAKRHDLIPIVVSDPAEWHLEGAGVLVLEDAETGELIAVDTSDKMVVNEFRARAQKEFEAQKKLFASVGIDAIYVRTDEDYVKSLQRFFRQRAQRFR